A single genomic interval of Candidatus Bipolaricaulis anaerobius harbors:
- the rpsK gene encoding 30S ribosomal protein S11: MAQARKKKTIRLDRARVHVHSTFNNTIITVTDLTGNAVGWQSGGTAGFTGSRKGTPYAAQLATQAVVRDLKEYGVRSVIVTVDGTGSGRQAVVQTLRSLGIQVEEVRNVTPVSHS, translated from the coding sequence ATGGCTCAGGCACGGAAGAAGAAGACGATCCGCCTCGACCGGGCGCGGGTGCACGTCCACTCCACGTTCAACAACACGATCATCACCGTGACCGACCTCACCGGCAACGCCGTCGGGTGGCAGTCGGGGGGGACGGCCGGGTTCACCGGATCGCGTAAGGGCACGCCGTACGCCGCGCAGCTGGCGACCCAGGCCGTGGTGCGGGATCTGAAGGAGTATGGTGTGCGGTCCGTGATCGTGACCGTGGATGGCACGGGCTCGGGCCGCCAGGCCGTGGTGCAAACGCTGCGCTCGCTCGGGATCCAGGTCGAGGAAGTGCGGAACGTGACCCCGGTCAGTCACAGCTAG
- the rpsD gene encoding 30S ribosomal protein S4: MGRYTGPKCRLCRREGVKLFLRGDRCYSAQCPISKRPQVPGQHTRFRRRATPYAIRIREKQKLKRIYGVREAQFRRYVEAGKQWKGVTGEAILMSLEKRLDNVVYRAGFAHSRNQARQLIGHGHILVNGRRADIASRLLGEGDIVEVRPQSRDKLRPQIKEAAERRPVPTWMTRDLEGLRIQVNAEPTVEEIEQSVNMNLIVEFYSR, encoded by the coding sequence ATGGGCAGGTACACGGGTCCGAAGTGCAGGCTGTGTCGGCGGGAGGGCGTAAAGCTCTTCCTGCGTGGGGATCGCTGCTATTCGGCGCAGTGCCCGATCTCGAAGCGGCCCCAGGTTCCGGGCCAGCACACTCGCTTCCGGCGACGGGCGACGCCCTACGCGATTCGCATCCGTGAGAAGCAGAAGCTCAAGCGGATCTACGGCGTTCGCGAGGCCCAGTTCCGCCGGTACGTGGAGGCGGGGAAGCAGTGGAAGGGCGTCACGGGCGAGGCGATCCTGATGTCGCTCGAGAAGCGGCTGGACAACGTGGTGTACCGCGCTGGCTTCGCCCACTCCCGGAACCAGGCGCGTCAGCTCATCGGCCATGGGCACATCCTCGTGAACGGGCGGCGGGCGGACATCGCCTCTCGCCTCCTCGGCGAGGGGGACATCGTGGAAGTACGTCCCCAATCCCGCGACAAGCTGCGGCCCCAGATCAAGGAAGCGGCCGAGCGCCGGCCGGTCCCGACCTGGATGACGCGCGATCTCGAGGGGCTGCGGATCCAGGTGAATGCCGAGCCTACTGTGGAGGAGATCGAGCAATCGGTCAACATGAACCTGATCGTGGAGTTCTACTCGAGGTAA
- a CDS encoding SDH family Clp fold serine proteinase: MTILDFFWIFLMLSALQPVLRRQMLESSRQRLLAKVEHMRGSRVIALIHRQETMSFLGFPVFRYININDSEEVIRAIHMTGPDVPVDIVLHTPGGLVLAALQIARALRRHPAKVTVFVPHYAMSGGTLIALAADEIVMCEHAVLGPVDPQLGEYPAASVLKIVKEKPVERIDDRTLILADTAEKAIRQVQAAVKEILAGRYPDDTCEELAKVLTEGRWTHDYPITYEEAKRLGLPVSAEMPNEVLKLMQLYPQPVHQARTVEYLPFPRHRGPVAPREEG; this comes from the coding sequence ATGACCATCCTTGATTTTTTCTGGATCTTCCTCATGCTCTCCGCCCTCCAGCCCGTCCTCAGGCGGCAGATGCTGGAGAGTTCCCGCCAGCGGCTGCTCGCCAAGGTCGAGCACATGCGGGGCTCACGGGTGATCGCCCTCATCCACCGTCAGGAGACCATGAGCTTCTTGGGCTTCCCCGTGTTCCGCTACATCAACATCAACGACTCCGAGGAGGTCATCCGGGCCATCCACATGACGGGCCCCGACGTGCCCGTGGACATCGTGCTCCATACCCCGGGGGGGCTCGTCCTGGCGGCGTTGCAGATCGCCCGGGCCCTCAGGCGCCATCCCGCCAAGGTGACCGTGTTCGTGCCCCACTACGCCATGTCCGGCGGGACCCTGATCGCCCTGGCCGCGGACGAGATCGTGATGTGCGAGCACGCGGTGCTGGGGCCGGTGGACCCCCAGCTCGGCGAGTACCCGGCAGCCTCGGTGCTGAAGATCGTCAAGGAGAAGCCGGTGGAGAGGATCGACGATCGCACGTTGATCCTGGCCGACACGGCGGAGAAGGCGATCCGCCAAGTGCAAGCCGCGGTGAAGGAGATCCTGGCCGGGCGGTACCCGGACGACACGTGCGAGGAGCTGGCGAAGGTGTTGACCGAGGGTCGCTGGACCCACGACTACCCCATCACCTACGAGGAGGCGAAGAGGCTGGGGCTGCCCGTATCGGCGGAGATGCCAAACGAGGTACTGAAGCTGATGCAGCTCTATCCGCAGCCGGTGCACCAAGCCCGCACGGTGGAGTACCTCCCCTTCCCCCGCCATCGGGGCCCGGTGGCGCCCCGCGAAGAAGGGTGA
- the rpmJ gene encoding 50S ribosomal protein L36, which yields MKVRSSVKKMCEQCRVIRREGRLWVVCRNPKHKQRQG from the coding sequence GTGAAGGTCCGGAGTTCAGTGAAGAAGATGTGCGAGCAGTGCCGGGTCATCCGTCGCGAGGGACGGTTGTGGGTCGTATGCCGCAACCCCAAGCACAAGCAGCGACAGGGGTAG
- a CDS encoding NAD-dependent epimerase/dehydratase family protein — MRILVTGATGQIGSELTLVLRERYGGDAVIAAGHRKPASAALASSGPFVSLDVANRDALARVIREHGIETVYHLAAVLSATGEQHPQRAWDVNVNGLYNLLELARESGIRQIFYPSSIAVFGPRTPRDRTPQDTVLSPTTMYGVTKVTGELLCDYYAHRFGLDIRGLRYPGIISSETPPGGGTTDYAVEMFYPAVEGKPYTCFVREDTMLPMMFMPDCLQAALDLMEAPGAKLRYRTYNISAMSFTAGELAAEIRKHVPGFRVEYVPDFRQAIADSWPRSIDDSAARTDWGWKPRYGLPEMVVEMLAALSRRRAAGCLYPTG; from the coding sequence ATGCGCATTCTCGTCACAGGGGCCACCGGGCAGATCGGATCAGAGCTCACCCTCGTGCTGCGCGAGCGGTACGGAGGAGATGCGGTGATTGCGGCGGGCCATCGCAAGCCAGCCTCCGCGGCGCTCGCCTCCTCCGGGCCATTCGTGTCCCTCGATGTCGCGAACCGAGATGCGCTGGCCCGGGTGATCCGGGAGCACGGGATTGAAACGGTGTACCACCTCGCCGCCGTTCTCTCCGCGACCGGCGAGCAGCACCCCCAGCGGGCGTGGGACGTCAACGTCAATGGGCTGTACAACCTGCTTGAGCTCGCCCGCGAGAGCGGGATCCGTCAGATCTTCTACCCCAGTTCGATCGCTGTGTTCGGGCCCCGTACCCCCCGCGACCGCACCCCCCAGGACACGGTCCTCTCCCCGACGACGATGTACGGGGTGACGAAGGTCACGGGCGAGCTCCTCTGCGACTACTATGCCCACCGGTTCGGGCTCGACATCCGCGGGCTCCGCTACCCGGGGATCATCTCCAGCGAAACCCCGCCGGGGGGGGGAACGACGGACTACGCGGTGGAGATGTTCTACCCCGCGGTGGAGGGGAAGCCGTACACATGCTTCGTGCGCGAGGACACGATGCTCCCGATGATGTTCATGCCCGATTGCTTGCAGGCGGCGCTGGACCTCATGGAGGCGCCGGGGGCGAAGCTGCGCTACCGCACCTACAACATCAGCGCGATGAGCTTCACCGCCGGAGAGCTCGCCGCGGAGATCCGGAAGCACGTCCCCGGGTTCAGGGTCGAGTATGTGCCGGACTTCCGCCAGGCGATCGCTGACTCGTGGCCCCGCTCGATCGATGACTCGGCCGCGCGAACCGACTGGGGCTGGAAGCCGCGCTACGGTCTTCCCGAGATGGTGGTGGAGATGCTGGCCGCGCTCTCCCGTCGCCGTGCGGCGGGGTGTCTCTACCCTACAGGCTAG
- a CDS encoding RidA family protein, whose translation MPGRPVVPPAATVVGPYSPGVQGGPFLFISGQLPLLPTGELAAGPIGDQTKVCLRNIAQVVQAAGGSLRDLVKVTIYLANMDDFPAVNEAYAAFFDRDPPARVCVGVSRLPKGSRIEIEAIAYLGPSL comes from the coding sequence GTGCCCGGCCGACCGGTGGTCCCCCCGGCAGCGACGGTCGTCGGCCCCTACTCGCCCGGCGTACAGGGGGGGCCATTCCTGTTCATCTCCGGCCAACTCCCTCTCCTCCCCACGGGTGAGCTCGCGGCGGGGCCGATCGGGGATCAGACCAAAGTTTGCCTGCGGAACATCGCCCAGGTCGTCCAGGCGGCAGGGGGGTCGCTGCGCGACCTCGTCAAGGTGACGATCTACCTCGCCAACATGGACGATTTTCCCGCGGTCAACGAGGCCTATGCGGCGTTCTTCGATCGCGATCCCCCGGCGCGCGTCTGCGTTGGCGTGAGCCGCCTCCCCAAAGGGAGCCGGATCGAGATCGAGGCGATCGCCTACCTCGGGCCTAGCCTGTAG
- a CDS encoding HD domain-containing protein, with amino-acid sequence MTREEALALVQESVKTKNLVKHMLAVEAAMRALAPRFGGDPDRWGLAGLLHDLDYEETKDDPQRHGEITVRRLREKGVDDPELLDAILAHAGRKEPVTPFEHALAAVDPLTGLIVAAALVHPGRLAGLTAQNVVHRYREKGFARSASREGIARCTQLGLTLDEFATLVLTAMQGIQSELGL; translated from the coding sequence ATGACCCGAGAGGAAGCGTTGGCCCTCGTCCAAGAAAGCGTGAAAACGAAGAACCTCGTCAAGCACATGCTCGCCGTGGAAGCGGCGATGCGGGCGCTGGCGCCCCGGTTCGGCGGCGACCCCGACCGGTGGGGGCTGGCGGGGCTCCTCCACGATCTGGACTACGAGGAGACGAAGGACGATCCCCAGCGCCACGGGGAGATCACCGTGCGCCGGCTGCGGGAGAAGGGGGTTGACGATCCCGAGCTCCTGGACGCGATCCTCGCCCACGCCGGGCGCAAGGAGCCCGTCACCCCGTTCGAACACGCCCTCGCCGCAGTGGACCCCCTCACCGGCCTCATCGTCGCCGCCGCCCTCGTCCACCCCGGACGGCTGGCCGGCCTCACCGCCCAGAACGTGGTCCACCGCTACCGCGAGAAGGGGTTCGCCCGGTCGGCATCGCGGGAGGGGATCGCACGGTGCACGCAGCTTGGGCTCACCCTCGACGAGTTCGCCACCCTCGTCCTCACGGCAATGCAGGGGATCCAGAGCGAACTCGGCCTGTGA
- the infA gene encoding translation initiation factor IF-1, with protein sequence MSKKDVIRARGEVTEVLPDSMYRVKLDNDHDALCVASGRMRKNFIRVVVGDRVVVEFSPYDLTRGRIVYRET encoded by the coding sequence TTGTCGAAGAAGGACGTGATCCGGGCGCGAGGAGAGGTGACGGAGGTCCTGCCCGACTCGATGTACCGGGTGAAACTGGACAACGATCACGATGCGCTGTGCGTGGCCTCAGGCCGGATGCGGAAGAACTTCATTCGGGTGGTGGTCGGGGATCGGGTGGTTGTGGAGTTTTCCCCCTACGACCTCACCCGGGGACGGATCGTGTACCGTGAGACGTGA
- a CDS encoding endonuclease III domain-containing protein: protein MDRAAHMVEVADRLRRRFGPVDHGDPEPPLDLLVRTILSQNTSDRNRDRAYAELRCRFPTWEDVLAAPPREVAGAIQGAGLHHQRAKRLHAVLARLRDERGTLTLDFLAQLPDEEAVQWLLSLPGVGKKTAYVVLLFGFGRPFFPVDTHISRVTKRLGLTDETGDPHDALAPLVPPGQERELHLHLIRLGREVCRPRQPRCPACPLRDVCPYGQKETR from the coding sequence ATGGACCGCGCAGCCCACATGGTCGAGGTGGCGGACCGGCTTCGTCGCCGGTTCGGACCTGTGGACCATGGCGACCCTGAGCCCCCCCTCGATCTCCTCGTGCGGACCATTCTTTCCCAGAACACGTCCGACCGCAACCGCGACCGCGCCTACGCCGAGCTCCGCTGCCGGTTCCCAACCTGGGAAGATGTTCTCGCCGCCCCCCCGCGCGAGGTCGCCGGGGCGATCCAGGGCGCTGGCCTCCACCACCAGCGGGCGAAGCGCCTCCACGCCGTCCTCGCTCGGCTCCGCGACGAGCGGGGGACCCTCACCCTCGACTTCCTCGCCCAGCTCCCGGACGAGGAGGCTGTCCAGTGGCTCCTCTCCCTCCCCGGGGTGGGGAAGAAGACGGCGTACGTGGTCCTCCTGTTCGGGTTCGGCCGTCCGTTCTTCCCGGTGGACACCCACATCTCCCGCGTCACGAAGCGACTGGGGCTCACGGACGAAACGGGCGACCCCCATGACGCCCTTGCCCCCCTCGTCCCGCCGGGGCAGGAGCGCGAGCTCCACCTCCACCTGATCCGCCTTGGCCGGGAGGTCTGCCGGCCGCGGCAGCCCCGCTGTCCGGCGTGCCCCCTGCGCGACGTGTGCCCGTATGGGCAAAAGGAGACGCGATGA
- the pgsA gene encoding CDP-diacylglycerol--glycerol-3-phosphate 3-phosphatidyltransferase gives MTIPNQITLARILATPLFMFFLYAEGTIFKILALAIFALAAISDAVDGYLARALHQETRFGVFADPIADKLLVTAAFVSFVELGELTAPPVVAILAREFLVTGLRILAIGEGITIRASILAKLKTLSHIGLVLFILSTRYFGLGPWGHGLKDAFLYLAVALAVISGAEYFWRARQVFRGMSVPH, from the coding sequence GTGACGATTCCGAACCAGATCACCCTCGCCCGGATCCTCGCCACGCCGTTGTTCATGTTCTTCCTCTATGCGGAAGGGACGATCTTCAAGATCCTCGCCCTGGCCATCTTCGCCCTCGCCGCCATCTCCGATGCCGTGGATGGGTACCTGGCGCGGGCGTTGCACCAGGAGACGCGGTTTGGGGTGTTCGCGGACCCGATCGCGGACAAGCTTTTGGTGACCGCGGCCTTCGTTTCCTTCGTCGAGCTCGGGGAACTCACCGCTCCCCCTGTCGTGGCGATCCTGGCCCGGGAATTCCTCGTCACCGGACTGCGCATCCTCGCCATTGGGGAGGGGATAACGATCCGGGCAAGCATCCTCGCCAAACTGAAGACCCTGTCTCACATTGGCCTCGTCCTGTTCATCCTCTCCACCCGCTACTTCGGCCTCGGGCCGTGGGGGCACGGGCTGAAGGATGCGTTCCTGTACCTCGCCGTAGCGCTGGCCGTCATCTCTGGGGCGGAGTACTTCTGGCGGGCTCGGCAGGTGTTCCGCGGGATGTCCGTGCCACACTGA
- the rpsM gene encoding 30S ribosomal protein S13: protein MARIAGINLPAKKQIAVALTYIYGIGPSRAREILERTGVAPNTKVMDLTEQDVTALRREVESYLVEGDLRRQVRANIQRLTDIGCYRGLRHKVGLPVRGQKTRTNARTWKGPRPAKAGKRK from the coding sequence ATGGCACGCATCGCGGGCATCAACCTTCCGGCGAAGAAGCAGATCGCAGTCGCGTTGACCTACATCTACGGGATCGGGCCGTCGCGGGCGCGGGAGATCCTCGAGCGGACCGGCGTGGCCCCGAACACGAAGGTCATGGACCTAACAGAGCAGGATGTGACTGCGCTGCGGCGCGAGGTGGAGTCCTACCTGGTCGAGGGTGACCTCCGGCGCCAGGTACGCGCGAACATCCAGCGCCTGACGGACATCGGGTGCTACCGTGGACTGCGGCACAAGGTGGGGCTCCCCGTGCGGGGTCAGAAGACGCGGACCAATGCCCGTACCTGGAAAGGGCCCCGGCCGGCTAAGGCCGGAAAGAGGAAGTAA
- a CDS encoding DNA-directed RNA polymerase subunit alpha: MASFVYPDTATWAESDDPCYGRLVVAPLERGYATTLGNALRRALLSAIPGAAVVRVLFPGHFHEYDTIAGVREDVLHIILNLKGLAIRCQDEALHRLYLNATGPGEVRAGDIETPTGVEIANPAYPIATLDKKGKLELEMEVEVGRGFRSAEENKRDDAPLSLIPVDADFSPIERVNFTVEATRVGGRSGYERLILDVWTNGAITPAEAVGQAVAVLREHLALLEGVRAERGGREAESEVSEELLQPLLELGFEVRACNLLREEGVITLHDLLARTREEVSDIHGFGEKTLARLEERLSELGYALRSEKED, from the coding sequence ATGGCTTCCTTTGTCTACCCAGATACGGCAACGTGGGCTGAGTCGGACGATCCGTGCTATGGGCGGCTGGTCGTGGCGCCGCTGGAGCGGGGCTACGCTACGACGTTGGGCAACGCGCTGCGGAGGGCACTTCTGTCGGCGATCCCCGGAGCAGCCGTGGTGCGGGTGCTCTTCCCCGGCCACTTCCACGAGTACGACACGATCGCGGGCGTGCGCGAGGACGTGCTCCACATCATCCTCAACCTGAAGGGCCTCGCGATCCGGTGCCAGGACGAGGCCTTGCACCGCCTGTACCTGAACGCCACCGGCCCGGGGGAGGTTCGGGCAGGCGATATCGAGACCCCGACGGGGGTCGAGATCGCCAACCCCGCGTACCCCATCGCCACCCTCGACAAGAAGGGGAAGCTCGAGCTGGAGATGGAGGTCGAGGTCGGGCGTGGGTTCCGCTCCGCTGAGGAGAACAAGCGGGACGATGCGCCGCTCTCCCTCATCCCGGTGGACGCCGACTTCTCCCCGATCGAGCGGGTCAACTTCACGGTGGAGGCGACGCGCGTCGGTGGGCGATCCGGCTACGAGCGTCTGATCCTCGATGTGTGGACGAACGGGGCGATCACACCTGCCGAGGCGGTGGGCCAGGCCGTGGCCGTGCTGCGCGAGCACCTGGCCCTCCTCGAGGGCGTGCGGGCGGAGCGGGGGGGGCGGGAGGCGGAGTCCGAGGTCTCGGAGGAGCTCCTCCAGCCCCTGCTTGAGTTGGGGTTTGAGGTCCGGGCCTGCAACCTGCTGCGGGAGGAGGGCGTGATCACCCTCCATGACCTGTTGGCGCGGACCCGCGAGGAGGTCTCCGATATCCACGGGTTCGGCGAGAAGACCCTCGCCCGGCTCGAGGAGCGCCTCAGCGAGCTCGGCTACGCGCTGCGTTCGGAGAAGGAGGACTGA
- the map gene encoding type I methionyl aminopeptidase: protein MIALKTEAELRVVAENAQLLAEILVEVALHVEPDVETAELDRFAEERIRAAGARPAFKGYHGYPASLCVSVNEEIVHGIPSSRRIKAGDIVSLDLGLARGGYVADAALTVGAGEITPEAERLLSVTRGALQDAIRAAKLGARVSDLSHAIGRHVSRHGLYVVREFVGHGIGRELHEDPQIPNFGEGGQGAVLREGMVLCPEPMVKGDDLPVHIKDDGWTAVTASGSLAAHYEEMIAVTPDGPAVLTGGIWEAFCRRRT, encoded by the coding sequence GTGATCGCCCTCAAGACGGAGGCCGAGCTGAGGGTTGTGGCGGAGAACGCCCAACTTCTCGCCGAGATCCTGGTTGAGGTGGCGCTTCACGTGGAGCCGGACGTGGAGACCGCGGAACTTGACAGGTTCGCGGAGGAGCGGATCCGGGCCGCAGGGGCCCGTCCCGCGTTCAAGGGATACCATGGGTACCCGGCGAGCCTGTGCGTGTCCGTGAACGAAGAGATCGTTCACGGCATCCCTTCCTCGCGCCGGATCAAAGCAGGCGACATCGTGTCGCTCGATCTCGGCCTGGCGCGGGGGGGGTACGTGGCGGACGCGGCGCTGACGGTGGGCGCGGGGGAGATCACGCCCGAGGCGGAGCGGTTGCTTTCCGTGACCCGCGGTGCCTTGCAGGATGCGATCCGAGCCGCTAAACTTGGCGCTCGCGTTTCGGATCTCTCTCACGCCATCGGCCGGCATGTGAGCCGCCATGGGTTGTACGTGGTGCGGGAGTTCGTGGGCCACGGCATCGGCCGGGAGCTCCATGAGGATCCCCAGATCCCGAACTTCGGAGAGGGGGGGCAGGGGGCGGTGTTGCGGGAGGGGATGGTCCTCTGCCCGGAGCCGATGGTGAAGGGGGATGATCTCCCTGTTCACATCAAGGACGATGGGTGGACGGCCGTGACGGCGAGCGGGTCACTTGCCGCGCACTACGAGGAGATGATCGCGGTGACCCCGGACGGGCCCGCAGTGCTGACGGGTGGGATTTGGGAGGCGTTTTGTCGAAGAAGGACGTGA
- a CDS encoding glycine C-acetyltransferase, translating to MGKYDFITAELADLKAQGLYNTIRTIESAVGAWTVVDGKRVLNMCSNNYLGFANDPRLVEAARQAVARYGVGPAAVRSIAGTMTLHVEFERKLAAFKGTEDAISLQSGFCANLSAIPTLMGAGHVLFTDELNHASIIDGCRLTKAERVIYPHRDVGALRRALAEHKAASRKLIVTDGVFSMDGDLAPLREIVAVAEEFDALVMVDDAHGEGVLGSHGRGIADHFGVQGRVDIEMGTLSKAFGVMGGYLAGRREIVEYLRQRARPFLFSSAATPADVAACTTAVEILEKSDEPVRMLWDNGRYLKGRLADLGFDIGHSETPITPVMLGEATTAWEFSRRLFAREVFAQAIVFPTVPKGKARLRVMVSAVHTKEDLDFAVDAFARVGRELAVI from the coding sequence ATGGGGAAGTACGATTTCATCACCGCTGAACTCGCCGATCTCAAGGCACAGGGCCTCTACAACACGATTCGCACAATTGAGAGCGCGGTCGGGGCGTGGACTGTTGTGGACGGGAAGCGTGTTTTGAACATGTGTTCAAACAACTACCTCGGGTTCGCGAACGACCCCCGGCTGGTGGAGGCGGCGCGGCAGGCGGTCGCGCGGTACGGGGTCGGTCCGGCCGCGGTGCGCTCCATCGCCGGCACGATGACCCTCCACGTCGAGTTCGAGCGCAAGCTCGCCGCGTTCAAGGGAACCGAGGACGCGATCTCACTTCAGTCCGGGTTCTGCGCGAACCTGTCCGCGATCCCGACCCTGATGGGGGCGGGGCACGTCCTGTTCACCGACGAGCTCAACCACGCCTCGATCATCGATGGCTGTCGGCTGACGAAGGCGGAGCGCGTCATCTACCCCCACCGCGACGTGGGGGCGCTGCGCAGGGCCCTCGCTGAACATAAAGCCGCTTCGCGGAAGCTCATCGTCACCGACGGCGTGTTCTCCATGGATGGGGACTTGGCCCCCCTTCGCGAGATCGTGGCCGTCGCCGAGGAGTTCGATGCCCTGGTGATGGTGGACGATGCGCACGGGGAGGGCGTGCTCGGCTCCCACGGACGGGGGATCGCCGACCACTTTGGCGTGCAGGGGAGGGTGGACATCGAGATGGGCACGCTCTCCAAGGCGTTCGGCGTCATGGGGGGGTACCTGGCGGGCCGGCGGGAGATCGTGGAATACCTGCGCCAGCGGGCGCGGCCGTTCTTGTTCTCGAGCGCGGCCACCCCAGCCGACGTGGCGGCCTGCACCACCGCCGTGGAGATCCTCGAGAAGAGCGACGAGCCGGTGCGGATGCTGTGGGACAACGGCCGCTACCTGAAGGGGCGGCTCGCTGATCTCGGGTTCGACATCGGCCACTCCGAGACCCCGATCACCCCGGTCATGCTCGGCGAGGCAACGACGGCGTGGGAGTTCTCGCGGCGGCTGTTCGCGCGGGAGGTGTTCGCCCAGGCGATCGTCTTCCCCACCGTGCCCAAGGGGAAGGCCCGGCTGCGGGTGATGGTGTCCGCCGTGCACACGAAGGAGGACCTCGACTTCGCGGTGGACGCGTTCGCCCGCGTGGGCCGTGAGTTAGCTGTGATCTAG
- the rplQ gene encoding 50S ribosomal protein L17, giving the protein MRSDRRRAVVSGQARDLILYGKVDTTLARAKATQALAERLVTWARTGEQAAQRRAFAILQSKEATEKLFSELGPQYRDREGGYTRVLKLGPRRGDGAEVARLTWT; this is encoded by the coding sequence ATGAGGAGCGACCGCAGACGGGCCGTGGTGTCCGGACAGGCGAGGGACCTGATCCTGTACGGCAAGGTGGACACCACCCTCGCCCGGGCCAAGGCGACCCAAGCTCTGGCGGAGCGGCTCGTGACGTGGGCCCGAACAGGCGAGCAGGCCGCGCAGCGGCGGGCGTTCGCCATCCTCCAGAGCAAGGAAGCTACGGAGAAGCTGTTCTCCGAACTCGGGCCGCAGTACCGCGACCGCGAGGGCGGGTACACCCGTGTCCTCAAGCTCGGACCGCGGCGGGGAGACGGGGCGGAGGTGGCCCGCCTCACCTGGACCTAG
- a CDS encoding MgtC/SapB family protein → MEALELFARILFAALVGAAIGLERELRGRAAGLRTHILVCAGAALVMVLAGELGHPDGPGRALAGIVTGVGFLGAGAIVRTRDIVRGVTTAACIWLVAVLGAAAGQGLYILAAGSAALTLLVLLGLNRVERLVPAHSYHTVTVHAQGTEVQRLDELCRGVFSGARQRVLALDVRLDRSKDFASLTFYVRSRGEVRSAQLSEELLALPGVSRVSWQ, encoded by the coding sequence GTGGAGGCCCTGGAACTGTTCGCCCGGATCCTGTTCGCCGCGCTGGTGGGGGCGGCGATTGGGCTCGAACGTGAGCTGCGGGGGCGCGCGGCCGGCCTGCGGACGCACATCCTCGTCTGCGCCGGGGCGGCGCTGGTGATGGTCCTCGCCGGGGAGCTCGGCCACCCGGATGGCCCCGGCCGCGCCCTGGCCGGGATCGTCACCGGGGTAGGGTTCCTCGGGGCGGGGGCGATCGTCCGGACACGGGACATCGTGCGGGGGGTGACCACGGCGGCCTGCATCTGGCTCGTCGCCGTGCTGGGGGCCGCTGCCGGCCAGGGCCTGTACATCCTCGCGGCGGGGAGCGCCGCCCTGACGCTGCTCGTCCTGTTGGGGCTGAACCGGGTGGAGCGCCTCGTCCCCGCCCACTCCTACCACACCGTGACCGTCCACGCTCAGGGCACGGAGGTGCAGCGCCTCGATGAGCTGTGCCGCGGGGTGTTCTCCGGAGCGCGGCAACGGGTCCTCGCCCTCGATGTCCGCCTCGACCGGTCGAAGGACTTCGCCTCGCTCACGTTCTACGTCCGGAGCCGCGGCGAGGTCCGGTCAGCCCAGCTTTCGGAGGAGCTCCTTGCCCTCCCCGGCGTGTCCCGCGTCAGTTGGCAGTGA
- a CDS encoding PPC domain-containing DNA-binding protein — protein sequence MLRVDTETTVVVRCQDGERLPDALLGLGLTAAGLVAGVGMVRDLALGYWDGEKYVEERIAEPAELLSLQGNLGDEGGKPVLHAHATVGLRGGRAIGGHLLAATVHNTAEIILLRLPGVRMRRRRDPTGLLGLYPEAAAG from the coding sequence ATGCTTCGCGTAGATACGGAGACGACGGTCGTCGTGCGGTGTCAGGACGGGGAACGGCTTCCCGATGCCTTGCTCGGCCTCGGCCTCACGGCCGCGGGCTTGGTCGCGGGGGTCGGGATGGTGCGGGACCTTGCGCTCGGGTACTGGGACGGGGAGAAGTACGTTGAGGAGCGAATCGCGGAGCCGGCAGAGCTCCTCTCACTCCAGGGGAACCTCGGGGATGAGGGGGGGAAGCCCGTGCTCCATGCCCACGCCACCGTGGGGCTGCGGGGCGGGCGGGCGATCGGCGGGCACCTCCTCGCGGCGACGGTGCACAACACGGCGGAGATCATCCTCCTTCGGCTGCCGGGGGTGAGGATGCGCCGACGGCGGGACCCCACCGGGCTCCTCGGCCTGTACCCCGAGGCCGCTGCGGGTTGA